The following are encoded together in the Vespa crabro chromosome 12, iyVesCrab1.2, whole genome shotgun sequence genome:
- the LOC124428492 gene encoding thioredoxin-2-like has product MVEHVQDSADLERKLEKAGSTLVVIDFYAIWCGPCKAIGPKIEELAKEREDVIFLKVNVEECEEIVNKYKITNMPTFVFIKEGKVLETFSGANYELLLSTIQIHK; this is encoded by the exons ATGGTCGAACACGTTCAGGACTCT GCAGATTTGGAGAGGAAACTTGAAAAGGCTGGCTCGACCTTGGTCGTAATTGACTTTTATGCGATATGGTGCGGCCCTTGCAAAGCTATCGGACCAAAGATCGAAGAGCTAGCCAAG GAAAGAGAGGATGTTATTTTCCTTAAAGTCAACGTAGAAGAATGCGAAGAGATTGTgaacaaatacaaaataacTAACATGCCTACTTTCGTTTTCATCAAAGAAGGCAAAGTG TTGGAAACATTCTCCGGTGCTAATTACGAATTGTTGTTAAGCACGATCCAAATTCACAAATAG
- the LOC124428487 gene encoding DNA-directed RNA polymerase I subunit RPA1 isoform X2: MQKYQKNRSSPKHLDPKCLTFSIFTTEDVINLSVIKIRTPLSFNILGHPLKGGLYDPALGPLLESSDPCATCGSTVFKCPGHFGHIELPMPVVNPLFHKALSMLIKLSCLNCFTLQIPTHIKMLLCGKLKILEMGLLSDIDGLEDEITSAKTKSQDIHESDLVYIKDIIETYIRNLVNKARHLPSSRTNGIHLNTKNVNAQWHLYVDSVLKQYNAGKICINCQEAIPKITILRNKIMTTKVNDANFATTNIKSHKVVNKLETIIVMPDQSKEYLRKLWVNEKEFLKVIIPCLNNVNTEYATDVFFFDVVPVLPPIVRPINFLHGQMIEHPQSQVYKSIIQDCLILRNIIQSIQDGNTSRLPEEGRMVFEQIKGGTPVEKLHNAWQTLQTDIDHLMDRELNKTPDSANCHGLKQVIEKKEGIIRMHMMGKRVNYAARSVITPDPNLDIDEIGIPETFALKLTYPIPVTPWNLLELRQLVLNGPNIHPGAVIIENEDGSVQRLNPYDITKREAIAKRLLPSSDKANRFFNGIKIVHRHLQNGDMLLVNRQPTLHKPSIMAHKARILKGEKTLRLHYANCKAYNADFDGDECNVHFPQNELARSEGYLIANVSNQYLVPKDGTPLSGLIQDHVISGVRLTMRGKFFCRTDYMQLLYCALVGHKGDLKLLPPTILKPFPLWSGKQIISSILINITPPNTALINLKSRAKISVKQWQRRASRRWKCGGKEFKYPEEMSEAEVIVRNGELLCGVLDKTHYGATPYGLVHCVYELYGGPCSSKLLSALGKLFQAFLQRDGFTLGIEDILIVPRADVKRKEIISECRKLGEDVQRAILDMPDDTPTDVILSRAEESYRTEPKFRAQVDRKYKNVLDVYTNDINRTCLPAGLLKKFPHNNLQLMVLSGAKGSMVNTMQISCLLGQIELEGKRPPLMISGKSLPSFSPYDPSPRAGGFVDGRFMTGIKPQEFFFHCMAGREGLIDTAVKTSRSGYLQRCLIKHLEGLVVDYDSTVRDSDGSLIQIYYGEDGLDVTASTFLKKDHMDFLVDNKNVIVDPNLVTYLKEETNYQSTLRSIRKIKKWTKKNDGGTLSKVRRNEFSIFTADNYNPASSKFKRIDENSGRSKGTLSLIRKWIRMDEETKKSYKKQCIRCPDPLTSKLRQDIEFGVLSERLEMLMDDYVTSDNKSFDMSFATAMDKAELRDLLSMKVMKSICPPGEPVGLLAAQSIGEPSTQMTLNTFHHAGRGEMNVTLGIPRLREILMMASRTIKTPTMEIPFKKDLQNLTKRSNKLRQKLTKCIMTDVLKDIRIDKEMEHFPHRRLLHTLHIQFLPHKCYKSEFSVSPQGIIEKTEQIFFKALFKEIKKIAKVTGTLIHVEDEKKRGNNEDKELDEEEMDDEPKKPSKLTNVRRDLGEQHESSDEEEAAEDADATLTRTISRHQENQEYEGDTEDEVEDGNEKDDDDDIKEMMPPRESSNNDVEERDDDDDWSLGRGYDANDKHKKCNNDIVNAYTYALEYECDQAKSLWCRLKFWMTKIDLPTIIRNVAGKVILWETPDIRRAFTIESSDGETILKTDGINIIEMFKYNEILDLPRLYSNDIYGISQTYGIEAANKVIIREVKDVFKMYGITVDSRHLSLIADYMTFDGTFQPLSRKGMNDSASPLQQMSFESSLNFLRNAILQRKQDDLKSPSGRLMLGQPCRSGTGACSLLTKIL, translated from the exons ATGCAGAAATATCAGAAAAATCGCTCGAGTCCGAAACACTTGGATCCAAAATGCCTGACGTTTTCGATTTTTACGACGGAAGACGTGATAAATTTAAGCGTTATAAAGATTAGAACTCCTCTCTCGTTTAATATATTGGGCCATCCATTGAAAGGTGGTTTGTACGATCCAGCATTAG GACCTTTGCTCGAGAGCTCAGACCCTTGTGCAACATGCGGCTCCACGGTATTCAAGTGCCCTGGCCATTTTGGCCATATAGAATTACCCATGCCAGTTGTCAATCCATTATTTCACAAAGCATTGTCCATGCTGATAAAGTTATCCTGCCTAAACTGTTTCACACTACAAATTCCAACACATATAAAGATGTTATTGTGCGGAAAACTAAAGATCCTAGAAATGGGATTACTGAGCGACATAGACGGTTTGGAAGATGAAATAACGTCCGCCAAAACAAAATCCCAAGATATACACGAATCTGATCTGGTATATATTAAAGACATAATAGAAACATATATAAGGAATCTTGTCAACAAAGCAAGACATTTGCCTAGCAGTCGTACCAATGGAATTCacttaaatacaaaaaatgtcAATGCCCAATGGCATTTGTACGTGGATAGCGTCCTAAAGCAATATAACGCcggaaaaatatgtataaattgtCAGGAAGCTATACCAAAGATTACTATTTTAAGGAATAAGATTATGACGACTAAAGTCAATGATGCCAATTTTGCTACGACTAATATAAAGTCGCACAAGGTAGTAAATAAATTGgaaacaataatcgtaatgcCGGACCAATCGAAGGAATATTTGCGAAAGTTGTGGgtaaatgagaaagaatttCTTAAAGTTATCATTCCTTGCTTGAATAACGTAAATACCGAGTACGCGACCGACGTATTCTTTTTCGACGTAGTGCCCGTTTTGCCGCCCATAGTAAGGCCCATAAATTTTCTTCACGGGCAAATGATCGAACATCCACAGAGTCAAGTTTACAAAAGTATCATACAAGATTGTTTAATTCTTAGGAACATCATACAGTCTATACAGGACGGTAACACGAGTCGGCTAccggaggaaggaaggatggtTTTTGAACAAATAAAGGGAGGTACGCCCGTAGAAAAGCTCCACAATGCTTGGCAGACGTTACAAACCGATATAGATCACTTAATGGATAGAGAATTGAATAAGACCCCGGATTCTGCGAATTGTCACGGTTTGAAGCAGGtcattgaaaaaaaggaagggatCATAAGGATGCACATGATGGGTAAAAGGGTGAATTATGCGGCACGTTCGGTCATTACGCCCGATCCAAATTTGGACATCGACGAGATTGGCATCCCCGAGACCTTCGCGCTGAAATTGACCTACCCTATACCGGTAACACCCTGGAATCTACTCGAGTTACGGCAATTGGTATTGAACGGTCCAAATATTCATCCAGGAGCAGTTATAATAGAAAACGAAGATGGTTCTGTGCAACGTCTCAATCCGTACGACATAACCAAGAGGGAAGCCATAGCGAAACGTTTATTGCCGAGCAGTGACAAGGCCAATCGTTTCTTTAACGGCATTAAAATTGTCCATAGGCACTTGCAAAACGGCGATATGCTTTTGGTAAATCGTCAACCGACGTTGCACAAGCCTAGCATAATGGCGCACAAGGCGCGCATATTGAAAGGCGAGAAAACATTGCGCCTTCATTACGCCAATTGTAAGGCCTACAATGCGGACTTCGATGGCGACGAGTGTAACGTTCACTTTCCGCAAAATGAATTGGCAAGAAGCGAGGGATATTTAATTGCTAACGTATCGAATCAATATCTCGTACCAAAGGACGGTACCCCATTGAGCGGACTCATACAAGATCATGTAATATCCGGTGTACGTTTGACAATGCGAGGTAAATTCTTTTGTCGTACCGATTACATGCAATTGCTCTATTGCGCCTTGGTAGGGCACAAAGgcgatttgaaattattaccgCCTACGATATTGAAGCCTTTCCCATTATGGTCGGGCAAGCAAATAATATCGAgcatacttattaatattacaccCCCGAATACCGCGCTTATTAATTTAAAGTCAAGGGCAAAGATTAGCGTTAAACAATGGCAAAGACGGGCGTCACGACGGTGGAAGTGCGGCGGTAAGGAATTCAAATATCCCGAAGAAATGTCGGAGGCAGAGGTAATCGTAAGAAACGGCGAGCTCCTTTGCGGCGTACTCGATAAGACCCATTACGGCGCAACTCCTTACGGTCTGGTACATTGCGTTTATGAATTGTACGGAGGTCCGTGCTCTAGCAAATTGTTAAGCGCTCTTGGCAAACTCTTTCAGGCATTTTTACAAAGGGACGGATTTACTCTCGGCATCGAGGATATTTTAATAGTTCCGAGAGCGGACGTCAAACGCAAAGAGATCATTTCGGAATGTAGAAAATTGGGAGAGGATGTGCAAAGGGCCATATTGGACATGCCTGACGATACGCCGACGGATGTGATATTGTCTAGGGCGGAAGAGTCGTATAGAACGGAACCGAAATTTCGTGCGCAGGTTGACAGGAAGTACAAAAATGTATTGGACGTTTACACGAACGATATTAACAGGACTTGCTTGCCGGCGGGTCTTTTGAAAAAGTTCCCCCACAATAATTTACAATTGATGGTACTATCGGGTGCCAAAGGGTCTATGGTGAATACTATGCAAATTTCCTGTTTGCTCGGTCAAATAGAATTGGAAGGTAAAAGACCGCCGTTAATGATAAGCGGCAAAAGTTTACCGAGTTTTTCCCCGTATGATCCGTCCCCTAGGGCCGGAGGATTCGTAGATGGACGTTTCATGACCGGAATAAAACCTCAAGAATTCTTTTTCCATTGCATGGCCGGTAGGGAGGGCTTGATCGATACCGCGGTAAAGACAAGTAGATCTGGTTACCTCCAAAGGTGTCTTATAAAGCATTTAGAGGGTTTGGTTGTTGATTACGATTCGACGGTAAGAGATTCCGACGGTAgcttaatacaaatttattacgGCGAGGATGGCCTCGATGTGACAGCTTCGACGTTCCTGAAGAAGGACCATATGGATTTCTTggtggataataaaaatgtcatcGTCGATCCGAATCTGGTGACGTATTTGAAGGAGGAGACAAATTATCAATCCACTTTGAGAtcgataaggaaaataaagaaatggacGAAGAAAAATGACGGTGGGACGTTGAGTAAAGTAAGGAGAAAcgaattttcgatatttaccGCAGACAATTATAATCCTGCAAGTTCGAAATTCAAACGTATCGACGAGAACAGCGGAAGAAGTAAAGGGACGCTATCGCTGATAAGGAAATGGATAAGAATGGACGAGGAGACGAAAAAGTCATATAAAAAGCAATGCATCAGATGTCCAGATCCTTTGACGTCGAAATTAAGGCAGGACATAGAGTTTGGCGTACTTTCCGAAAGATTGGAGATGCTGATGGACGACTACGTAACGTCGGACAACAAGTCGTTTGATATGAGTTTTGCAACGGCTATGGATAAGGCCGAATTGAGAGATCTTTTGTCAATGAAGGTAATGAAATCGATATGCCCGCCGGGCGAACCCGTTGGTTTGTTAGCGGCACAATCGATAGGAGAGCCATCGACGCAAATGACGCTCAATACGTTCCACCACGCGGGTCGCGGCGAAATGAACGTTACCTTGGGTATTCCAAGATTACGCGAGATATTGATGATGGCCTCGAGAACCATAAAGACCCCGACGATGGAGATACCTTTTAAGAAGGATTTGCAAAATCTTACCAAACGATCGAATAAATTGCGACAAAAATTGACAAAGTGCATTATGACTGACGTTTTGAaggatattagaatcgacaaGGAGATGGAACATTTTCCTCATCGACGTTTGCTTCACACCTTGCATATTCAATTTTTACCTCACAAATGTTACAAAAGTGAATTTTCCGTGAGCCCACAGGGTATAATAGAAAAGACCGAACAAATCTTTTTCAAAGCATTGttcaaggaaataaaaaagattgccAAGGTAACTGGCACCTTGATACACGTCGAAGATGAGAAGAAACGAGGGAACAACGAAGATAAAGAATTGGACGAAGAGGAGATGGATGACGAACCGAAGAAGCCGTCCAAATTGACGAACGTTAGAAGAGATTTGGGAGAGCAACACGAGTCGTCCGACGAGGAGGAAGCCGCGGAAGATGCTGATGCGACGTTGACTCGGACGATATCGCGTCATCAAGAAAATCAGGAGTACGAGGGCGATACCGAGGACGAGGTGGAGGATGGAAATGAAaaggacgatgacgatgatatcAAAGAGATGATGCCGCCTCGTGAATCGAGCAACAACGACGTGGAAGAGAgggatgacgatgacgattgGTCTTTAGGAAGGGGCTATGATGCGAACGACAAACACAAGAaatgtaataatgatatagtCAATGCTTATACGTATGCACTGGAATACGAATGTGACCAAGCAAAATCGTTGTGGTGCAGATTAAAATTCTGG ATGACCAAGATAGACTTGCCAACGATTATTAGAAATGTTGCTGGCAAAGTGATCCTCTGGGAGACTCCTGACATAAGAAGAGCTTTTACGATCGAAAGTTCTGACGGAGAAACTATTCTTAAAACCGAcggaataaatataata GAAATGTTCAAATACAACGAGATTTTGGACCTCCCTAGATTATATTCCAACGATATCTATGGTATTTCTCAAACTTATGGTATCGAAGCTGCCAacaaagtaataataagagaggTCAAAGACGTATTCAAAATGTATGGAATAACGGTGGACTCTAGGCATCTCTCTCTAATTGCCGATTACATGACATTCGATGGTACATTTCAGCCTCTCAGTCGTAAAGGCATGAACGATTCTGCCTCGCCTTTGCAACAAATGAGCTTCGAAAGTTCTCTCAATTTTTTGCGCAATGCCATATTACAAA GAAAGCAGGACGATTTAAAGTCACCATCCGGTCGATTGATGCTAGGTCAACCATGTAGATCGGGTACAGGTGCATGCTctttattaacgaaaatacttTAG
- the LOC124428487 gene encoding DNA-directed RNA polymerase I subunit RPA1 isoform X1 — MQKYQKNRSSPKHLDPKCLTFSIFTTEDVINLSVIKIRTPLSFNILGHPLKGGLYDPALGPLLESSDPCATCGSTVFKCPGHFGHIELPMPVVNPLFHKALSMLIKLSCLNCFTLQIPTHIKMLLCGKLKILEMGLLSDIDGLEDEITSAKTKSQDIHESDLVYIKDIIETYIRNLVNKARHLPSSRTNGIHLNTKNVNAQWHLYVDSVLKQYNAGKICINCQEAIPKITILRNKIMTTKVNDANFATTNIKSHKVVNKLETIIVMPDQSKEYLRKLWVNEKEFLKVIIPCLNNVNTEYATDVFFFDVVPVLPPIVRPINFLHGQMIEHPQSQVYKSIIQDCLILRNIIQSIQDGNTSRLPEEGRMVFEQIKGGTPVEKLHNAWQTLQTDIDHLMDRELNKTPDSANCHGLKQVIEKKEGIIRMHMMGKRVNYAARSVITPDPNLDIDEIGIPETFALKLTYPIPVTPWNLLELRQLVLNGPNIHPGAVIIENEDGSVQRLNPYDITKREAIAKRLLPSSDKANRFFNGIKIVHRHLQNGDMLLVNRQPTLHKPSIMAHKARILKGEKTLRLHYANCKAYNADFDGDECNVHFPQNELARSEGYLIANVSNQYLVPKDGTPLSGLIQDHVISGVRLTMRGKFFCRTDYMQLLYCALVGHKGDLKLLPPTILKPFPLWSGKQIISSILINITPPNTALINLKSRAKISVKQWQRRASRRWKCGGKEFKYPEEMSEAEVIVRNGELLCGVLDKTHYGATPYGLVHCVYELYGGPCSSKLLSALGKLFQAFLQRDGFTLGIEDILIVPRADVKRKEIISECRKLGEDVQRAILDMPDDTPTDVILSRAEESYRTEPKFRAQVDRKYKNVLDVYTNDINRTCLPAGLLKKFPHNNLQLMVLSGAKGSMVNTMQISCLLGQIELEGKRPPLMISGKSLPSFSPYDPSPRAGGFVDGRFMTGIKPQEFFFHCMAGREGLIDTAVKTSRSGYLQRCLIKHLEGLVVDYDSTVRDSDGSLIQIYYGEDGLDVTASTFLKKDHMDFLVDNKNVIVDPNLVTYLKEETNYQSTLRSIRKIKKWTKKNDGGTLSKVRRNEFSIFTADNYNPASSKFKRIDENSGRSKGTLSLIRKWIRMDEETKKSYKKQCIRCPDPLTSKLRQDIEFGVLSERLEMLMDDYVTSDNKSFDMSFATAMDKAELRDLLSMKVMKSICPPGEPVGLLAAQSIGEPSTQMTLNTFHHAGRGEMNVTLGIPRLREILMMASRTIKTPTMEIPFKKDLQNLTKRSNKLRQKLTKCIMTDVLKDIRIDKEMEHFPHRRLLHTLHIQFLPHKCYKSEFSVSPQGIIEKTEQIFFKALFKEIKKIAKVTGTLIHVEDEKKRGNNEDKELDEEEMDDEPKKPSKLTNVRRDLGEQHESSDEEEAAEDADATLTRTISRHQENQEYEGDTEDEVEDGNEKDDDDDIKEMMPPRESSNNDVEERDDDDDWSLGRGYDANDKHKKCNNDIVNAYTYALEYECDQAKSLWCRLKFWLPLKMTKIDLPTIIRNVAGKVILWETPDIRRAFTIESSDGETILKTDGINIIEMFKYNEILDLPRLYSNDIYGISQTYGIEAANKVIIREVKDVFKMYGITVDSRHLSLIADYMTFDGTFQPLSRKGMNDSASPLQQMSFESSLNFLRNAILQRKQDDLKSPSGRLMLGQPCRSGTGACSLLTKIL, encoded by the exons ATGCAGAAATATCAGAAAAATCGCTCGAGTCCGAAACACTTGGATCCAAAATGCCTGACGTTTTCGATTTTTACGACGGAAGACGTGATAAATTTAAGCGTTATAAAGATTAGAACTCCTCTCTCGTTTAATATATTGGGCCATCCATTGAAAGGTGGTTTGTACGATCCAGCATTAG GACCTTTGCTCGAGAGCTCAGACCCTTGTGCAACATGCGGCTCCACGGTATTCAAGTGCCCTGGCCATTTTGGCCATATAGAATTACCCATGCCAGTTGTCAATCCATTATTTCACAAAGCATTGTCCATGCTGATAAAGTTATCCTGCCTAAACTGTTTCACACTACAAATTCCAACACATATAAAGATGTTATTGTGCGGAAAACTAAAGATCCTAGAAATGGGATTACTGAGCGACATAGACGGTTTGGAAGATGAAATAACGTCCGCCAAAACAAAATCCCAAGATATACACGAATCTGATCTGGTATATATTAAAGACATAATAGAAACATATATAAGGAATCTTGTCAACAAAGCAAGACATTTGCCTAGCAGTCGTACCAATGGAATTCacttaaatacaaaaaatgtcAATGCCCAATGGCATTTGTACGTGGATAGCGTCCTAAAGCAATATAACGCcggaaaaatatgtataaattgtCAGGAAGCTATACCAAAGATTACTATTTTAAGGAATAAGATTATGACGACTAAAGTCAATGATGCCAATTTTGCTACGACTAATATAAAGTCGCACAAGGTAGTAAATAAATTGgaaacaataatcgtaatgcCGGACCAATCGAAGGAATATTTGCGAAAGTTGTGGgtaaatgagaaagaatttCTTAAAGTTATCATTCCTTGCTTGAATAACGTAAATACCGAGTACGCGACCGACGTATTCTTTTTCGACGTAGTGCCCGTTTTGCCGCCCATAGTAAGGCCCATAAATTTTCTTCACGGGCAAATGATCGAACATCCACAGAGTCAAGTTTACAAAAGTATCATACAAGATTGTTTAATTCTTAGGAACATCATACAGTCTATACAGGACGGTAACACGAGTCGGCTAccggaggaaggaaggatggtTTTTGAACAAATAAAGGGAGGTACGCCCGTAGAAAAGCTCCACAATGCTTGGCAGACGTTACAAACCGATATAGATCACTTAATGGATAGAGAATTGAATAAGACCCCGGATTCTGCGAATTGTCACGGTTTGAAGCAGGtcattgaaaaaaaggaagggatCATAAGGATGCACATGATGGGTAAAAGGGTGAATTATGCGGCACGTTCGGTCATTACGCCCGATCCAAATTTGGACATCGACGAGATTGGCATCCCCGAGACCTTCGCGCTGAAATTGACCTACCCTATACCGGTAACACCCTGGAATCTACTCGAGTTACGGCAATTGGTATTGAACGGTCCAAATATTCATCCAGGAGCAGTTATAATAGAAAACGAAGATGGTTCTGTGCAACGTCTCAATCCGTACGACATAACCAAGAGGGAAGCCATAGCGAAACGTTTATTGCCGAGCAGTGACAAGGCCAATCGTTTCTTTAACGGCATTAAAATTGTCCATAGGCACTTGCAAAACGGCGATATGCTTTTGGTAAATCGTCAACCGACGTTGCACAAGCCTAGCATAATGGCGCACAAGGCGCGCATATTGAAAGGCGAGAAAACATTGCGCCTTCATTACGCCAATTGTAAGGCCTACAATGCGGACTTCGATGGCGACGAGTGTAACGTTCACTTTCCGCAAAATGAATTGGCAAGAAGCGAGGGATATTTAATTGCTAACGTATCGAATCAATATCTCGTACCAAAGGACGGTACCCCATTGAGCGGACTCATACAAGATCATGTAATATCCGGTGTACGTTTGACAATGCGAGGTAAATTCTTTTGTCGTACCGATTACATGCAATTGCTCTATTGCGCCTTGGTAGGGCACAAAGgcgatttgaaattattaccgCCTACGATATTGAAGCCTTTCCCATTATGGTCGGGCAAGCAAATAATATCGAgcatacttattaatattacaccCCCGAATACCGCGCTTATTAATTTAAAGTCAAGGGCAAAGATTAGCGTTAAACAATGGCAAAGACGGGCGTCACGACGGTGGAAGTGCGGCGGTAAGGAATTCAAATATCCCGAAGAAATGTCGGAGGCAGAGGTAATCGTAAGAAACGGCGAGCTCCTTTGCGGCGTACTCGATAAGACCCATTACGGCGCAACTCCTTACGGTCTGGTACATTGCGTTTATGAATTGTACGGAGGTCCGTGCTCTAGCAAATTGTTAAGCGCTCTTGGCAAACTCTTTCAGGCATTTTTACAAAGGGACGGATTTACTCTCGGCATCGAGGATATTTTAATAGTTCCGAGAGCGGACGTCAAACGCAAAGAGATCATTTCGGAATGTAGAAAATTGGGAGAGGATGTGCAAAGGGCCATATTGGACATGCCTGACGATACGCCGACGGATGTGATATTGTCTAGGGCGGAAGAGTCGTATAGAACGGAACCGAAATTTCGTGCGCAGGTTGACAGGAAGTACAAAAATGTATTGGACGTTTACACGAACGATATTAACAGGACTTGCTTGCCGGCGGGTCTTTTGAAAAAGTTCCCCCACAATAATTTACAATTGATGGTACTATCGGGTGCCAAAGGGTCTATGGTGAATACTATGCAAATTTCCTGTTTGCTCGGTCAAATAGAATTGGAAGGTAAAAGACCGCCGTTAATGATAAGCGGCAAAAGTTTACCGAGTTTTTCCCCGTATGATCCGTCCCCTAGGGCCGGAGGATTCGTAGATGGACGTTTCATGACCGGAATAAAACCTCAAGAATTCTTTTTCCATTGCATGGCCGGTAGGGAGGGCTTGATCGATACCGCGGTAAAGACAAGTAGATCTGGTTACCTCCAAAGGTGTCTTATAAAGCATTTAGAGGGTTTGGTTGTTGATTACGATTCGACGGTAAGAGATTCCGACGGTAgcttaatacaaatttattacgGCGAGGATGGCCTCGATGTGACAGCTTCGACGTTCCTGAAGAAGGACCATATGGATTTCTTggtggataataaaaatgtcatcGTCGATCCGAATCTGGTGACGTATTTGAAGGAGGAGACAAATTATCAATCCACTTTGAGAtcgataaggaaaataaagaaatggacGAAGAAAAATGACGGTGGGACGTTGAGTAAAGTAAGGAGAAAcgaattttcgatatttaccGCAGACAATTATAATCCTGCAAGTTCGAAATTCAAACGTATCGACGAGAACAGCGGAAGAAGTAAAGGGACGCTATCGCTGATAAGGAAATGGATAAGAATGGACGAGGAGACGAAAAAGTCATATAAAAAGCAATGCATCAGATGTCCAGATCCTTTGACGTCGAAATTAAGGCAGGACATAGAGTTTGGCGTACTTTCCGAAAGATTGGAGATGCTGATGGACGACTACGTAACGTCGGACAACAAGTCGTTTGATATGAGTTTTGCAACGGCTATGGATAAGGCCGAATTGAGAGATCTTTTGTCAATGAAGGTAATGAAATCGATATGCCCGCCGGGCGAACCCGTTGGTTTGTTAGCGGCACAATCGATAGGAGAGCCATCGACGCAAATGACGCTCAATACGTTCCACCACGCGGGTCGCGGCGAAATGAACGTTACCTTGGGTATTCCAAGATTACGCGAGATATTGATGATGGCCTCGAGAACCATAAAGACCCCGACGATGGAGATACCTTTTAAGAAGGATTTGCAAAATCTTACCAAACGATCGAATAAATTGCGACAAAAATTGACAAAGTGCATTATGACTGACGTTTTGAaggatattagaatcgacaaGGAGATGGAACATTTTCCTCATCGACGTTTGCTTCACACCTTGCATATTCAATTTTTACCTCACAAATGTTACAAAAGTGAATTTTCCGTGAGCCCACAGGGTATAATAGAAAAGACCGAACAAATCTTTTTCAAAGCATTGttcaaggaaataaaaaagattgccAAGGTAACTGGCACCTTGATACACGTCGAAGATGAGAAGAAACGAGGGAACAACGAAGATAAAGAATTGGACGAAGAGGAGATGGATGACGAACCGAAGAAGCCGTCCAAATTGACGAACGTTAGAAGAGATTTGGGAGAGCAACACGAGTCGTCCGACGAGGAGGAAGCCGCGGAAGATGCTGATGCGACGTTGACTCGGACGATATCGCGTCATCAAGAAAATCAGGAGTACGAGGGCGATACCGAGGACGAGGTGGAGGATGGAAATGAAaaggacgatgacgatgatatcAAAGAGATGATGCCGCCTCGTGAATCGAGCAACAACGACGTGGAAGAGAgggatgacgatgacgattgGTCTTTAGGAAGGGGCTATGATGCGAACGACAAACACAAGAaatgtaataatgatatagtCAATGCTTATACGTATGCACTGGAATACGAATGTGACCAAGCAAAATCGTTGTGGTGCAGATTAAAATTCTGG TTGCCGCTTAAGATGACCAAGATAGACTTGCCAACGATTATTAGAAATGTTGCTGGCAAAGTGATCCTCTGGGAGACTCCTGACATAAGAAGAGCTTTTACGATCGAAAGTTCTGACGGAGAAACTATTCTTAAAACCGAcggaataaatataata GAAATGTTCAAATACAACGAGATTTTGGACCTCCCTAGATTATATTCCAACGATATCTATGGTATTTCTCAAACTTATGGTATCGAAGCTGCCAacaaagtaataataagagaggTCAAAGACGTATTCAAAATGTATGGAATAACGGTGGACTCTAGGCATCTCTCTCTAATTGCCGATTACATGACATTCGATGGTACATTTCAGCCTCTCAGTCGTAAAGGCATGAACGATTCTGCCTCGCCTTTGCAACAAATGAGCTTCGAAAGTTCTCTCAATTTTTTGCGCAATGCCATATTACAAA GAAAGCAGGACGATTTAAAGTCACCATCCGGTCGATTGATGCTAGGTCAACCATGTAGATCGGGTACAGGTGCATGCTctttattaacgaaaatacttTAG